A part of Periplaneta americana isolate PAMFEO1 chromosome 17, P.americana_PAMFEO1_priV1, whole genome shotgun sequence genomic DNA contains:
- the LOC138693484 gene encoding zinc finger protein 233-like isoform X6, with the protein MIRLLTLFSEDGNLFNLHVAGIKTECIDHSCNLKLEETAVPTDFLTIKCDAQEEWHDLDTVKEEATAEEGERIAGTNESTVPSKLDNIPHEEYRTICEITKNSLSSEKSVPTDEGEKHSKCDLCKKSFSKSANLKRHLRKHTGEKPFKCDVCGKCFSQSGTLKIHKCLHTGEKPFKCDVCGKCFVRPILLLNHERMHTGEKPFRCDVCSKCFTQSGHLISHERMHTGNKPFKCDVCGKCFTRSSHLVSHERIHTGEKPFKCDMCEMYFSDKTTLICHVRKHTGEKPFICGTCGKRFSKSGNLRSHERRHRTGDPLKCDT; encoded by the exons ATGATAAGATTACTTACATTATTTTCGGAG GATGGAAACTTATTCAATCTCCATGTGGCCGGAATAAAAACAGAATGCATAGACCACAGCTGTAACCTGAAATTGGAGGAAACTGCAGTGCCAACTGATTTCCTTACGATAAAGTGTGATGCTCAG GAAGAATGGCACGACTTGGACACAGTGAAAGAGGAGGCAACTGCTGAGGAGGGCGAGAG GATTGCAGGTACCAACGAAAGCACTGTACCATCAAAGTTGGACAATATTCCTCACGAAGAGTACAGGACGATATGTGAGATTACCAAGAATTCACTTTCTTCGGAAAAATCTGTGCCGACTGATGAAGGTGAGAAACATTCAAAATGCGACTTGTGTAAAAAGTCTTTCTCGAAATCGGCAAATCTGAAAAGACATTTACGGaagcacacaggcgagaagcctttcaaatgcgatgtttgtggaaagtgtttttcgcaATCGGGAACCTTAAAAATTCATAAATGTCTGCATACAggcgaaaaaccattcaaatgcgatgtctgtggtaAATGTTTTGTGCGACCGATTCTTCTATTAAATCATGAACGCATGCATACCGGTGAGAAACCTTTCAGATGTGATGTGTGTAGTAAATGTTTCACGCAATCGGGTCACCTGATCAGCCACGAACGTATGCATACCGGCAACAAACCTTTCAAGTGCGATGTGTGCGGAAAGTGCTTCACGCGATCTAGTCATCTAGTGAGCCATGAGCGCATACATacgggcgagaaacctttcaaatgcgatatgTGTGAAATGTATTTTTCTGATAAGACAACGTTAATATGCCATGTACGCAAACATACCGGCGAGAAGCCGTTCATATGTGGCACTTGTGGTAAGCGTTTTTCCAAGTCTGGTAACTTAAGAAGTCATGAACGCCGGCACAGAACCGGGGACCCCTTGAAATGTGATACCTGA